In Malania oleifera isolate guangnan ecotype guangnan chromosome 8, ASM2987363v1, whole genome shotgun sequence, a single window of DNA contains:
- the LOC131163003 gene encoding uncharacterized protein LOC131163003 — MKDEEAPAVTTTAVAAAAIKKESSEGGSLLGRGGGYKFWALAAILLLAFWTMFTGSVTLKWSAGDLSRTSGDIDSPVRDDLDILEMEEREKVVRRMWDVYTHSSSIRLPRFWQQAFEAAYENLVSDVAAVRDAAITEIAKISVWTIDIDPPPAQQSTRGSSMKMQKSSKAAEESKEGLASVVGASQ, encoded by the exons ATGAAGGACGAAGAGGCGCCGGCGGTGACAACCACGGCGGTGGCGGCGGCGGCAATAAAGAAGGAGAGCTCTGAGGGGGGGAGTCTGCTGGGGAGGGGCGGCGGGTACAAGTTCTGGGCCTTGGCTGCTATTCTTCTGCTTGCTTTCTGGACTATGTTCACCGGCTCCGTCACTCTCAAATGGTCTGCCGGCGACCTTTCTCGGACTTCCGGCGACATCGACTCTCCCGTCCGCGACGATCTCGACATCCTG GAAATGGAGGAGCGAGAGAAGGTGGTGAGGAGGATGTGGGATGTTTACACCCACAGCAGCAGCATCCGATTGCCGAGGTTCTGGCAGCAAGCTTTCGAAGCTGCCTACGAGAACCTGGTCAGCGACGTCGCCGCCGTCCGAGACGCCGCCATCACCGAGATCGCGAAGATCTCTGTGTGGACAATTGATATTGATCCGCCGCCGGCCCAACAATCCACG AGAGGGAGTAGCATGAAAATGCAGAAGAGCTCCAAGGCAGCAGAGGAAAGCAAGGAGGGTTTAGCTTCAGTTGTTGGGGCAAGTCAATAA